One Carassius gibelio isolate Cgi1373 ecotype wild population from Czech Republic chromosome A7, carGib1.2-hapl.c, whole genome shotgun sequence DNA window includes the following coding sequences:
- the LOC128017653 gene encoding histone H2B-like: MPEPAKSAPKKGSKKAVTKSAAKGGKKRRKSRKESYAIYVYKVLKQVHPDTGISSKAMGIMNSFVNDIFERIAGESSRLAHYNKRSTITSREIQTAVRLLLPGELAKHAVSEGTKAVTKYTSSK, encoded by the coding sequence ATGCCTGAACCAGCGAAGTCCGCGCCGAAGAAAGGCTCCAAGAAGGCCGTCACTAAGAGCGCCGCGAAAGGAGGAAAGAAGCGTAGAAAGTCCAGGAAGGAGAGCTACGCCATCTACGTGTACAAAGTGCTGAAGCAGGTTCATCCTGACACCGGGATCTCTTCGAAGGCGATGGGCATCATGAACTCTTTCGTCAACGACATCTTCGAGCGCATCGCCGGTGAGTCGTCTCGTCTCGCTCACTACAACAAGCGCTCCACCATCACTTCCCGAGAGATCCAGACCGCCGTGCGTCTGCTGCTGCCCGGGGAGCTGGCCAAACACGCCGTGTCCGAGGGCACCAAGGCCGTCACCAAGTACACCAGCTCCAAGTAG
- the LOC128017581 gene encoding uncharacterized protein LOC128017581 isoform X2 yields MSPKKCAFGCQGKATLHILPKETALRNQWLQFIFNEHQRRRCASVFVCSLHFEDACFTNKAQFDAGFAKRLFLKDDAVPTKKGHDRVLEPHASTSTCVPTSQGFPSVKHTECQREHKTTVSADVKAKPLMQSVGIQCTILPSAATQTGHVRSKGTHATVSFTSVSTETAISTASTSGLGPTPVKRPKTELLDEEEIPTHLSEIQQTRDSSYEAGDPVAELSKTSGMDISRDYTDAKYIVFESCLRELFKTCPFCTNECNVQRRRLGTFVSFCQVCEHCQYTKKWQSQPMKGSTPVGNLQMSAAVYFTGGSFIQMHKICRAMNLQIHPFRSFRTHARMFLEPAVFHKWKMDQQAVFQSLQPLGKIALSGDMRADSPGHSAKYGSYTLLHPDSNKILDIQLIQSNEVGGSAHMEKEGLRRGLDHLESNQLQVDYIVTDRHTKVQKYLREREIQQYYDVWHLQKGLSKKLEKLSRNKDCQVLRNWLVAIKNHIYWSAMSSTEGPEKVAKWKSLLNHIQNVHIHEDPVFPKCAHADRVTRDPSKWLKPGTMVLYKVEKLLMNKRVLRDVEKLSHQHQTSALEAFHRVIRRFVPKNVVFPFIGMLCRLYLAAMHFNENADHEQAMNLEGNAVYRIMYPESKKGQPIVKTEPTFGYVKDLMRLVFVEVFEDPAYYAEELRKVPIPDSPSEQFDRPPKEDLIARRVSRFSPVVAGSQHSSHQHQGTLAESGGQHMMEGPQHQLTKLR; encoded by the exons ATGTCTCCCAAGAAGTGtgcttttggttgccagggcaaggcAACCCTGCACATATTACCtaaagaaacagcattaaggaacCAGTGgttgcagtttatttttaatgagcATCAACGGAGGaggtgtgcaagtgtttttgtttgttccctgcattttgaagatgcttgttttacaaacaaggcccagtttgatgccggatttgcaaagcgtttatttcttaaggatgatgcagtcccgacgaaaaagggtcacgatcgtgtgttggaaccgcatgcg agcacatcTACATGTGTTCCTACCAGCCAGGGCTTTCCTTCTGTCAAGCACACTGAATGTCAAAGAGAACATAAAACAACTGTGTCTGCTGATGTGAAAGCCAAACCACTAATGCAGTCTGTAGGAATTCAGTGTACTATTCTTCCATCTGCTGCCACACAGACAGGACATGTACGGAGCAAAG GCACACATGCAACAGTTTCCTTTACAAGTGTGAGTACTGAGACAGCAATATCAACAGCATCAACATCTGGACTCGGTCCAACACCAGTTAAAAGGCCGAAGACAGAATTGCTGGATGAGGAAGAGATTCCAACACATTTATCAGAAATTCAACAAACTCGAGATTCCTCATATGAGGCTGGTGACCCTGTTGCAGAGCTTTCTAAAACAAG TGGGATGGACATCTCTCGTGATTACACCGATGCAAAGTACATTGTTTTTGAAAGCTGTCTCAGAGAGCTTTTTAAAACATGTCCTTTTTGCACGAATGAATGCAATGTGCAGCGACGTCGGCTTGGGACATTTGTGTCATTCTGTCAGGTCTGCGAACACTGTCAATATACCAAAAAATGGCAGAGCCAGCCCATGAAAGGAAGCACCCCAGTTGGAAACCTGCAAATGTCAGCAGCAGTGTATTTCACCGGTGGATCATTTATTCAAATGCATAAG ATTTGCAGAGCTATGAATCTACAAATTCACCCCTTCAGATCATTCAGAACGCATGCTCGGATGTTTCTTGAACCAGCCGTATTTCACAAGTGGAAGATGGATCAGCAGGCCGTGTTCCAGTCACTACAACCGTTGGGCAAAATTGCACTGAGTGGCGATATGCGTGCGGATTCTCCAG GACATTCTGCCAAATATGGCAGCTATACTTTATTGCATCCTGACAGCAATAAAATTCTGGACATTCAACTAATACAG AGCAATGAAGTTGGAGGCAGTGCACACATGGAGAAGGAAGGACTCAGAAGAGGTCTGGATCATCTAGAGTCCAACCAGTTACAAGTAGATTACATTGTGACTGATCGCCACACCAAGGTGCAGAAATATCTGCGGGAGAGAGAGATCCAACAGTACTATGATGTTTGGCACCTCCAGAAGG GGCTATctaaaaaattagaaaaattgtcAAGAAACAAAGACTGCCAAGTGCTGCGAAACTGGTTGGTGGCTATAAAAAATCACATCTACTGGTCAGCCATGTCTTCCACAGAAGGACCAGAGAAAGTTGCTAAGTGGAAGAGTTTATTAAATCACATTCAGAATGTCCACATTCATGAAGATCCAGTATTCCCCAAGTGCGCTCATGCAGACAGAGTGACCAGAGACCCTAGTAAATGGTTAAAACCAG GTACCATGGTCCTGTATAAAGTGGAGAAGCTGCTCATGAACAAGAGAGTTCTCCGCGATGTGGAAAAGCTGAGCCACCAACATCAAACTTCAGCTCTTGAGGCGTTCCACCGTGTCATTCGGAGATTCGTCCCCAAGAATGTTGTTTTTCCTTTTATTGGAATGCTATGCAG ACTGTATCTTGCGGCAATGCATTTTAACGAGAATGCTGATCATGAACAGGCAATGAACTTGGAAGGCAATGCTGTCTATCGAATAATGTATCCAGAATCTAAGAAGGGGCAACCAATTGTGAAGACAGAGCCTACTTTTG gaTACGTCAAAGATCTGATGAGACTGGTGTTTGTAGAGGTGTTTGAAGACCCTGCCTATTATGCTGAGGAACTACGAAAAGTACCCATTCCAGATTCCCCATCAGAACAGTTTGACAGGCCGCCAAAGGAGGATCTCATTGCTAGACGCGTGTCTAGGTTCAGTCCAGTGGTGGCCGGTAGCCAACATAGTTCCCACCAGCATCAGGGAACTCTTGCCGAATCCGGAGGACAACACATGATGGAAGGACCCCAGCACCAGCTGACTAAACTACGATAG
- the LOC128017581 gene encoding uncharacterized protein LOC128017581 isoform X1, protein MSPKKCAFGCQGKATLHILPKETALRNQWLQFIFNEHQRRRCASVFVCSLHFEDACFTNKAQFDAGFAKRLFLKDDAVPTKKGHDRVLEPHASTSTCVPTSQGFPSVKHTECQREHKTTVSADVKAKPLMQSVGIQCTILPSAATQTGHVRSKGFTLSGTHATVSFTSVSTETAISTASTSGLGPTPVKRPKTELLDEEEIPTHLSEIQQTRDSSYEAGDPVAELSKTSGMDISRDYTDAKYIVFESCLRELFKTCPFCTNECNVQRRRLGTFVSFCQVCEHCQYTKKWQSQPMKGSTPVGNLQMSAAVYFTGGSFIQMHKICRAMNLQIHPFRSFRTHARMFLEPAVFHKWKMDQQAVFQSLQPLGKIALSGDMRADSPGHSAKYGSYTLLHPDSNKILDIQLIQSNEVGGSAHMEKEGLRRGLDHLESNQLQVDYIVTDRHTKVQKYLREREIQQYYDVWHLQKGLSKKLEKLSRNKDCQVLRNWLVAIKNHIYWSAMSSTEGPEKVAKWKSLLNHIQNVHIHEDPVFPKCAHADRVTRDPSKWLKPGTMVLYKVEKLLMNKRVLRDVEKLSHQHQTSALEAFHRVIRRFVPKNVVFPFIGMLCRLYLAAMHFNENADHEQAMNLEGNAVYRIMYPESKKGQPIVKTEPTFGYVKDLMRLVFVEVFEDPAYYAEELRKVPIPDSPSEQFDRPPKEDLIARRVSRFSPVVAGSQHSSHQHQGTLAESGGQHMMEGPQHQLTKLR, encoded by the exons ATGTCTCCCAAGAAGTGtgcttttggttgccagggcaaggcAACCCTGCACATATTACCtaaagaaacagcattaaggaacCAGTGgttgcagtttatttttaatgagcATCAACGGAGGaggtgtgcaagtgtttttgtttgttccctgcattttgaagatgcttgttttacaaacaaggcccagtttgatgccggatttgcaaagcgtttatttcttaaggatgatgcagtcccgacgaaaaagggtcacgatcgtgtgttggaaccgcatgcg agcacatcTACATGTGTTCCTACCAGCCAGGGCTTTCCTTCTGTCAAGCACACTGAATGTCAAAGAGAACATAAAACAACTGTGTCTGCTGATGTGAAAGCCAAACCACTAATGCAGTCTGTAGGAATTCAGTGTACTATTCTTCCATCTGCTGCCACACAGACAGGACATGTACGGAGCAAAG GTTTTACTCTGTCAGGCACACATGCAACAGTTTCCTTTACAAGTGTGAGTACTGAGACAGCAATATCAACAGCATCAACATCTGGACTCGGTCCAACACCAGTTAAAAGGCCGAAGACAGAATTGCTGGATGAGGAAGAGATTCCAACACATTTATCAGAAATTCAACAAACTCGAGATTCCTCATATGAGGCTGGTGACCCTGTTGCAGAGCTTTCTAAAACAAG TGGGATGGACATCTCTCGTGATTACACCGATGCAAAGTACATTGTTTTTGAAAGCTGTCTCAGAGAGCTTTTTAAAACATGTCCTTTTTGCACGAATGAATGCAATGTGCAGCGACGTCGGCTTGGGACATTTGTGTCATTCTGTCAGGTCTGCGAACACTGTCAATATACCAAAAAATGGCAGAGCCAGCCCATGAAAGGAAGCACCCCAGTTGGAAACCTGCAAATGTCAGCAGCAGTGTATTTCACCGGTGGATCATTTATTCAAATGCATAAG ATTTGCAGAGCTATGAATCTACAAATTCACCCCTTCAGATCATTCAGAACGCATGCTCGGATGTTTCTTGAACCAGCCGTATTTCACAAGTGGAAGATGGATCAGCAGGCCGTGTTCCAGTCACTACAACCGTTGGGCAAAATTGCACTGAGTGGCGATATGCGTGCGGATTCTCCAG GACATTCTGCCAAATATGGCAGCTATACTTTATTGCATCCTGACAGCAATAAAATTCTGGACATTCAACTAATACAG AGCAATGAAGTTGGAGGCAGTGCACACATGGAGAAGGAAGGACTCAGAAGAGGTCTGGATCATCTAGAGTCCAACCAGTTACAAGTAGATTACATTGTGACTGATCGCCACACCAAGGTGCAGAAATATCTGCGGGAGAGAGAGATCCAACAGTACTATGATGTTTGGCACCTCCAGAAGG GGCTATctaaaaaattagaaaaattgtcAAGAAACAAAGACTGCCAAGTGCTGCGAAACTGGTTGGTGGCTATAAAAAATCACATCTACTGGTCAGCCATGTCTTCCACAGAAGGACCAGAGAAAGTTGCTAAGTGGAAGAGTTTATTAAATCACATTCAGAATGTCCACATTCATGAAGATCCAGTATTCCCCAAGTGCGCTCATGCAGACAGAGTGACCAGAGACCCTAGTAAATGGTTAAAACCAG GTACCATGGTCCTGTATAAAGTGGAGAAGCTGCTCATGAACAAGAGAGTTCTCCGCGATGTGGAAAAGCTGAGCCACCAACATCAAACTTCAGCTCTTGAGGCGTTCCACCGTGTCATTCGGAGATTCGTCCCCAAGAATGTTGTTTTTCCTTTTATTGGAATGCTATGCAG ACTGTATCTTGCGGCAATGCATTTTAACGAGAATGCTGATCATGAACAGGCAATGAACTTGGAAGGCAATGCTGTCTATCGAATAATGTATCCAGAATCTAAGAAGGGGCAACCAATTGTGAAGACAGAGCCTACTTTTG gaTACGTCAAAGATCTGATGAGACTGGTGTTTGTAGAGGTGTTTGAAGACCCTGCCTATTATGCTGAGGAACTACGAAAAGTACCCATTCCAGATTCCCCATCAGAACAGTTTGACAGGCCGCCAAAGGAGGATCTCATTGCTAGACGCGTGTCTAGGTTCAGTCCAGTGGTGGCCGGTAGCCAACATAGTTCCCACCAGCATCAGGGAACTCTTGCCGAATCCGGAGGACAACACATGATGGAAGGACCCCAGCACCAGCTGACTAAACTACGATAG
- the LOC128017630 gene encoding histone H2A-like — translation MSGRGKTGGKARAKAKTRSSRAGLQFPVGRVHRLLRKGNYAERVGAGAPVYLAAVLEYLTAEILELAGNAARDNKKTRIIPRHLQLAVRNDEELNKLLGRVTIAQGGVLPNIQAVLLPKKTEKPAKAK, via the coding sequence ATGAGTGGAAGAGGCAAAACCGGCGGCAAAGCGAGAGCGAAGGCCAAGACTCGCTCCTCCAGAGCAGGGCTGCAGTTCCCCGTCGGTCGTGTTCACAGACTTCTCCGTAAAGGAAACTACGCCGAGCGCGTCGGTGCCGGAGCTCCCGTCTATCTGGCGGCTGTGCTCGAGTATCTGACCGCTGAGATCCTGGAGTTGGCTGGAAACGCCGCGAGAGACAACAAGAAGACCCGCATCATTCCCCGTCACCTGCAGCTGGCGGTGCGCAATGACGAGGAGCTCAACAAACTCCTGGGTCGAGTGACCATCGCTCAGGGCGGCGTGCTGCCCAACATCCAGGCCGTGCTGCTGCCCAAGAAGACCGAGAAACCCGCCAAAGCCAAGTAA